A genome region from Candidatus Bathyarchaeia archaeon includes the following:
- a CDS encoding 50S ribosomal protein L3: MGHRKINAPKRGSLAYLPRGRASRSIGRIRYWPEVKEGPVLLGFAGYKAGMTYAIVVNNEPGSPNFGKEVVQPVTVIDAPPIYIAAFRAYIRDESGLKTLTEIWANPLPKDFERLITIPKKVSDEMIEEKLKRIEDSLNNIVEFRVLAATQPRLTSVPKKKPDLMEIKVGGGTLKEQFEYIKRILGKIVSVNEVFKEGQFVDVVAISKGKGFQGPVKRWGVRILQHKSRKTKRGVGTLGAWGLKRVIYTVPRAGQMGYHQRIEYNKRIIKIGNDGKEITPEGGFLHYGLVKGSYVMLSGSVPGPSKRLIRLRYPARPPKRIIETPPQITFISLESQQGV, from the coding sequence GTGGGTCACAGAAAGATTAATGCCCCAAAAAGGGGTTCATTAGCCTATTTACCTAGGGGTAGAGCTTCACGTTCAATCGGACGAATAAGATATTGGCCAGAAGTTAAAGAGGGTCCGGTATTACTTGGGTTCGCTGGTTATAAAGCTGGGATGACTTATGCTATTGTTGTCAATAATGAGCCTGGCTCACCAAATTTCGGTAAAGAAGTTGTTCAACCAGTTACAGTAATAGATGCGCCACCAATCTATATAGCTGCTTTTAGAGCATATATAAGAGATGAGAGTGGACTTAAAACGCTGACAGAAATCTGGGCTAATCCATTGCCTAAAGACTTTGAAAGGCTAATAACTATTCCTAAAAAGGTTAGTGACGAAATGATTGAGGAAAAACTAAAGAGGATCGAAGATTCCCTAAACAATATTGTTGAATTCAGAGTTTTAGCCGCAACTCAACCTAGATTAACCAGCGTTCCAAAAAAGAAGCCAGATTTGATGGAAATCAAGGTCGGTGGAGGCACGCTCAAGGAACAGTTTGAGTACATTAAGAGAATTTTAGGTAAAATTGTTTCGGTGAATGAGGTCTTTAAAGAGGGGCAGTTCGTTGATGTAGTAGCTATATCTAAAGGTAAAGGTTTTCAGGGACCGGTGAAGAGATGGGGAGTGAGGATTCTACAGCACAAGAGCCGTAAAACTAAACGCGGTGTTGGAACTTTAGGCGCCTGGGGGCTTAAGAGAGTTATCTATACTGTTCCAAGAGCTGGGCAAATGGGTTATCATCAAAGAATAGAATATAATAAACGCATAATTAAAATTGGTAATGACGGTAAGGAGATAACTCCAGAAGGTGGCTTCTTACATTATGGTTTAGTTAAGGGCTCATATGTAATGTTAAGTGGAAGTGTTCCTGGACCATCTAAGAGATTAATAAGATTAAGGTATCCAGCCCGCCCGCCAAAAAGAATAATTGAAACGCCACCACAAATAACTTTTATATCACTCGAGTCTCAGCAAGGTGTTTAG
- the nadC gene encoding carboxylating nicotinate-nucleotide diphosphorylase encodes MSLPEMLLREKIRNFLEEDVGLGDITTELIVPMEVKVRAKIVAKEHIVIAGLYELKIIFDMIGAKITYFVNEGDEVPSNTVIAEVEGDGRAILAVERTALNIFSRMCGVATATRRLVKKLKDAGLNVRVAATRKTAPGLRYFDKRAVIVGGGDPHRLGLDDQILIKDNHIVIAGSIEEALKRARASASFSKKIEVEVRNAEEAIEAAKLGAEIIMLDNMTVEEVSKVIEALEKMGFRNKILIEISGGINEENIVRYGELKPDIISVGELTHSVKSADISLEVVEVISAQQPL; translated from the coding sequence TTGAGCCTTCCAGAAATGCTATTAAGGGAGAAGATTAGAAACTTCCTTGAGGAAGACGTGGGTTTAGGTGATATAACAACAGAGCTTATTGTTCCAATGGAAGTCAAAGTGCGGGCTAAAATAGTTGCGAAGGAGCATATTGTTATAGCTGGATTATATGAGCTGAAAATCATCTTTGATATGATCGGCGCTAAAATAACATACTTTGTCAATGAAGGCGATGAGGTTCCGTCAAACACTGTCATCGCTGAGGTTGAAGGGGATGGAAGGGCTATCTTGGCTGTTGAAAGAACAGCACTAAACATATTCTCACGTATGTGCGGCGTGGCCACAGCCACGAGGAGATTGGTAAAGAAGCTTAAGGATGCTGGACTAAATGTGCGTGTGGCGGCAACTAGGAAAACAGCTCCTGGACTGCGATACTTTGATAAAAGGGCAGTTATTGTTGGTGGAGGCGACCCTCATAGACTTGGACTTGATGATCAAATATTGATTAAGGATAATCACATAGTTATTGCTGGCAGTATTGAGGAGGCGCTTAAAAGAGCCCGTGCTTCAGCAAGCTTTTCTAAGAAAATAGAGGTAGAGGTGAGAAATGCTGAGGAGGCTATAGAAGCAGCTAAATTAGGGGCTGAAATAATAATGCTTGATAATATGACTGTTGAGGAAGTCTCCAAGGTGATAGAAGCGCTGGAGAAGATGGGCTTCCGCAATAAAATCCTTATAGAAATTTCTGGTGGAATAAATGAGGAGAACATTGTTCGTTACGGGGAGCTTAAGCCAGATATAATTTCTGTTGGTGAATTGACGCATTCAGTTAAGTCAGCTGATATAAGCTTGGAGGTTGTTGAGGTCATTTCAGCCCAGCAGCCTCTTTAA
- a CDS encoding tRNA (guanine(10)-N(2))-dimethyltransferase codes for MTKTEGNTLDFGFPIKIIQEGSANIIIPKFEVLRRGAWNYVFSRAPVFYNPRMKICRDIAVLALQSYQRIVNRELKVSEPLAGCGVRGIRFAKEVNGVSAVYINDINEKAYAVAQYNINLNKLFDRVFASNEDANLFLARYAAPKKRFDFIDIDPFGSPVPYLDSAIRALRDGGLLALTATDMAPLCGVYPRVALRKYGGLSLRTEYCHEIAVRLLAGCLTMTAAKYNIGVKIVFSHSTDYYIRLYAQISYGAKSADKSLEEMGYILHCFKCLHREVFREAVLARDMKCKECGSPLKAAGPLWIGEIVDKDFYMLMEDSLKSLNYVGSEVQRIISLIKDEVGAPATYYVIDKICDKIGAPTPSLKNVINIIREMSFTAVRTHFHNRGIKTNAPASLVTTIVKEAAGLK; via the coding sequence ATGACAAAAACTGAGGGAAATACCCTGGATTTTGGCTTCCCTATAAAGATTATACAAGAGGGTTCCGCCAATATTATTATTCCTAAATTTGAGGTGCTTAGAAGGGGTGCATGGAACTACGTGTTTTCTAGAGCCCCAGTTTTCTATAATCCTAGAATGAAAATATGTAGGGACATAGCCGTTTTAGCTCTTCAGTCTTATCAGAGAATCGTTAATAGGGAATTAAAGGTTTCTGAGCCATTAGCTGGTTGTGGGGTTAGAGGAATACGTTTCGCTAAGGAAGTTAATGGAGTTAGCGCCGTTTACATTAACGATATAAATGAAAAAGCTTATGCTGTTGCTCAGTATAATATTAATCTTAATAAACTTTTTGACCGTGTGTTTGCATCAAATGAAGATGCAAATCTATTCTTAGCAAGATATGCAGCGCCAAAGAAGAGATTCGATTTCATAGATATTGACCCATTTGGTTCGCCAGTTCCATATCTGGACTCAGCCATAAGAGCTTTAAGGGATGGAGGGTTATTGGCATTAACTGCTACCGATATGGCTCCTCTATGTGGCGTTTATCCAAGAGTCGCTCTTAGAAAGTACGGGGGTTTATCTCTCAGAACCGAATACTGTCATGAAATCGCTGTGAGACTTTTAGCTGGCTGCTTAACCATGACTGCAGCTAAATATAATATTGGTGTTAAAATAGTATTCAGCCACAGCACAGACTATTACATCCGCCTATATGCGCAGATAAGTTATGGTGCTAAGAGTGCAGATAAAAGCTTGGAAGAAATGGGATACATTCTACATTGCTTTAAATGTCTTCACAGAGAAGTCTTTAGAGAAGCAGTATTGGCGCGTGACATGAAATGCAAGGAGTGTGGATCACCACTAAAGGCTGCTGGGCCATTATGGATTGGAGAAATAGTTGATAAAGATTTCTACATGCTTATGGAAGATAGCCTAAAAAGTTTGAACTATGTGGGTAGTGAGGTTCAAAGAATAATATCTCTGATAAAAGATGAAGTAGGTGCTCCGGCAACATACTATGTTATTGATAAAATATGTGATAAAATCGGCGCACCTACACCTTCATTAAAAAATGTGATTAATATTATAAGAGAAATGAGCTTTACAGCCGTTAGGACACACTTTCACAATAGAGGAATAAAGACTAATGCGCCAGCATCATTAGTCACCACTATAGTTAAAGAGGCTGCTGGGCTGAAATGA